A window from Mangifera indica cultivar Alphonso chromosome 2, CATAS_Mindica_2.1, whole genome shotgun sequence encodes these proteins:
- the LOC123201437 gene encoding tRNA-specific 2-thiouridylase MnmA, with protein sequence MLKLKPMSSLPLSHFKPFVFSLFSSQPRTLFASTILKPISFCLSTSAVLPQFQSQQCNSTVSVEPHHLSCCLPHRKGLKIAVLVSGGVDSSVALRLLHAAGHSCTAFYLKIWFQEDFENFWSECPWEEDLKYARAVCDQVDVPLEVVHLTDEYWENVVSYIIEEYRCGRTPNPDVLCNTRIKFGAFMDTINSLEFDYVASGHYANVVHSAADQMDELSVLELSKDMVKDQTYFLSHLSQAQLKRLIFPLGSMQKNEVRKLATKFDLPNKDRKDSQGICFLGKIKFSEFVSRHIGEMEGVMLEAETGDFLGKHRGFWFYTIGQRQGLRLPGGPWYVVEKDVKKNVVFVSRNYFSFDKKRRLFRVGSLRWFSGSPPEDINQLQCKVRHGPGFYNCSLTIEQSEDGHGDIAVVHLSEDDQGLAAGQFAAFYQGRKCLGSGIILESWDDQGFPVCEKALEIARMEDKSKIGKPVKIKVKPETPTKVASNHEGLRTNRNDEDAQNVFAEKRKEGSKEESMPRLPMNWLQKLRERLSRLL encoded by the exons ATGCTAAAACTCAAACCCATGTCTTCTCTTCCTCTCTCTCACTTCAAACCCTtcgtcttttctctcttttcttcacAACCCAGAACCCTTTTTGCCTCTACAATTCTTAAACCTATTTCATTCTGTCTTTCAACCTCAGCAGTTTTACCTCAATTTCAATCACAACAATGTAACTCTACTGTCAGCGTTGAACCTCATCATCTTTCTTGTTGTTTGCCACACCGAAAGGGCCTTAAAATTGCTGTTCTTGTAAGTGGGGGTGTTGATAGCAGTGTTGCGCTTAGGCTTCTCCATGCTGCTGGCCATTCCTGCACTGCCTTTTATCTCAAAATCTGGTTTCAA GAAGACTTTGAGAACTTTTGGTCAGAATGCCCTTGGGAAGAAGATTTGAAGTATGCAAGAGCTGTTTGTGATCAG GTTGATGTACCATTAGAGGTTGTGCATTTGACAGATGAATATTGGGAAAATGTG GTGTCCTATATTATTGAAGAATATCGATGCGGTCGAACTCCCAATCCTGATGTCCTTTGCAATACAAGAATAAAGTTTG GTGCTTTCATGGATACCATCAACAGTTTGGAATTTGATTATGTTGCTTCTGGACATTATGCAAATGTTGTCCATTCAGCTGCAGATCAAATGGATGAACTTTCTGTCTTAGAGCTATCAAAAGACATG GTCAAGGATCAAACCTACTTCCTTTCACATCTCTCACAAGCCCAGCTTAAGCGGCTAATCTTCCCGCTAGGTTCTATGCAAAAG AATGAAGTTCGCAAGCTTGCTACAAAATTTGATCTACCTAATAAAGATAGAAAGGATTCTCAAGGGATATGCTTCCTTGGCAAG ATAAAATTTAGTGAATTTGTTTCAAGACATATTGGAGAGATGGAAGGTGTCATGTTGGAAGCTGAGACGGGAGATTTCTTAGGTAAACATCGGGGATTTTGGTTCTACACCATCGGTCAACGCCAAGGTCTACGCCTCCCTGGAGGACCCTG GTATGTTGTTGAGAAAGATGTTAAGAAAAATGTAGTGTTTGTGtcaagaaattatttttcatttgacaaaaaaagGCGACTGTTTCGTGTTGGCTCCTTGAGATGGTTCAGTGGATCGCCTCCAGAGGATATCAATCAGCTTCAATGTAAG GTCAGACACGGCCCTGGATTTTACAATTGCAGTTTGACAATAGAACAAAGTGAAGATGGTCACGGTGACATTGCAGTTGTCCACTTATCCGAAGACGATCAAGGTCTGGCAGCAGGGCAGTTTGCAGCCTTCTACCAGGGAAGAAAATGCTTGGGCTCTGGTATAATTCTGGAGTCCTGGGATGACCAGGGCTTTCCAGTATGTGAAAAAGCTCTTGAGATTGCCAGAATGGAAGATAAATCAAAGATTGGAAAACCAGTTAAGATTAAGGTAAAACCGGAGACTCCTACGAAGGTGGCATCCAATCATGAAGGTCTCAGAACTAACAGAAATGATGAAGACGCACAAAACGTGTTCGCGGAGAAACGAAAAGAGGGTTCCAAAGAAGAATCAATGCCTCGATTGCCAATGAATTGGCTCCAAAAGCTTAGAGAAAGGCTATCTAGACTACTGTGA
- the LOC123208583 gene encoding pentatricopeptide repeat-containing protein At1g08070, chloroplastic-like yields the protein MLHYPSSYNHYTFTHALNACTLAHNFPPKGLEIHAHVIKNGHFHDLFIQNALLHFYVTQHDVFSAHKVFDSINYPDVVSWSSLISGFSKCGFFNEAIDLFLDMTVRPNCITLVSVMSACCGLRSLKLGKAVHGYCLRNVDGFNIVWGNAMLDFYVRCGSILAAKYLFVKMPKRDVVSWSILIGGYAERGYCEEAIRVFQEMVKSKEAEPNEATILNALSACSSISSLSLGQFVHGYINTKADLLVSIVVMNSLTNMYVKCGEIGMAIEVFNKIKYKDAISWSTIINGLALTGLAKQALQLFSLIHVNGILPDGVTFIGVLSACSHGGLVAQGLMVFKAMWRIHKIVPKMEHCACIVDMYGRAGLLEEAEAVIREMCVDGQEKEEGLIWGALLNACRNHGNEEMFDRIKQEVENVKGVRVGTFALLSNTYVSFDRWDEANKVRDEMRVMGLKKKAGCSWIEVNPSIS from the coding sequence ATGCTCCACTACCCTTCTTCCTATAACCACTACACTTTCACTCATGCCCTAAATGCATGCACATTGGCCCACAATTTCCCCCCAAAAGGCCTTGAAATCCATGCCCATGTCATAAAAAATGGGCACTTCCATGATCTTTTCATCCAAAATGCATTGCTCCACTTTTATGTAACTCAACATGATGTTTTCTCAGCTCACAAAGTTTTTGATTCCATAAATTACCCTGATGTTGTTTCTTGGAGTAGTTTGATTTCTGGGTTTTCTAAATGTGGTTTCTTTAATGAAGCTATTGATTTGTTTTTGGATATGACTGTTAGGCCTAATTGTATTACTCTTGTTAGTGTCATGTCTGCATGTTGTGGTTTAAGGTCTTTGAAGCTTGGTAAAGCTGTCCATGGATATTGCTTGAGAAATGTGGATGGATTTAACATTGTTTGGGGAAATGCAATGCTGGATTTTTATGTGAGATGTGGGTCAATTTTGGCGGCAAAGTATCTGTTTGTGAAAATGCCTAAGAGAGATGTGGTTTCTTGGAGTATTTTGATTGGTGGGTATGCAGAAAGAGGGTATTGTGAAGAAGCCATAAGGGTTTTCCAAGAAATGGTGAAATCTAAAGAAGCTGAGCCTAATGAGGCCACAATTCTGAATGCATTATCAGCATGTTCATCGATTAGTTCTTTGAGTTTGGGCCAATTTGTGCATGGTTACATCAACACCAAAGCTGACCTTTTGGTGAGCATTGTTGTGATGAATtctttgaccaatatgtatgtTAAATGTGGAGAAATTGGGATGGCAATTGAGGTCTTTAATAAGATTAAGTACAAAGATGCCATCTCATGGAGTACTATCATTAACGGGTTGGCCTTGACCGGTCTTGCAAAACAAGCTTTGCAACTCTTCTCTTTAATACATGTCAATGGGATCCTTCCTGATGGTGTAACTTTCATTGGAGTTTTATCTGCATGTAGCCATGGAGGTCTTGTGGCTCAAGGGCTGATGGTTTTCAAGGCCATGTGGAGAATTCACAAGATTGTGCCCAAAATGGAGCATTGTGCATGCATAGTTGACATGTATGGGAGAGCAGGGCTTTTGGAGGAAGCTGAGGCTGTCATTAGGGAGATGTGTGTGGATGGACAGGAAAAGGAAGAGGGATTGATTTGGGGGGCTTTGTTGAATGCTTGCAGAAATCATGGAAATGAGGAAATGTTTGACAGAATTAAGCAAGAGGTTGAGAATGTGAAAGGAGTTCGTGTTGGAACTTTTGCATTGTTGTCAAACACTTATGTGAGTTTTGACAGGTGGGATGAGGCTAATAAGGTTAGAGATGAGATGAGAGTCATGGGGTTGAAGAAGAAGGCTGGTTGTAGTTGGATTGAAGTGAATCCATCAATCTCTTGA
- the LOC123209732 gene encoding GTPase Der gives MAAVAASAAASATGKLYSSTNATTRSLSLIYPIPNYKKLSFSSSALILRSLSLPFFSHFPHRQYSLSSFPLPLLSSSPSNAAVFDDGAEEEFEEDLDDGQEYGDGNYDEDEDKGDESDGRNNAFDVDALEREAKDAVREFSSSLSRQLTIEDEEDDRKKSGRKQKRRQSTTGNIPDRLLPRVAIVGRPNVGKSALFNRLVGGNKAIVVDEPGVTRDRLYGRSFWGEYEFMVVDTGGVLTVSKSQVNVVDDLAITTTIGMDGIPLAAREAAVARMPSMIERQATAAVEESSVIIFLVDGQAGLTAADVEISDWLRKHYMDKYIILAVNKCESPRKGIMQVSEFWSLGFSPIAISAISGTGTGELLDLICSGLEKIEDTGNLNEDVNYVPAIAIVGRPNVGKSSILNALVGEDRTIVSPISGTTRDAIDTEFAGPDGQKFRLIDTAGIRRRAAIASSGSTTEALSVNRAFRAIRRSDVVALVIEAMACITEQDCRIAERIEKEGKGCLIVVNKWDTIPNKNQQTATYYGQDVREKLRALDWAPIVYSTAITGHSVDKIIVAAGAVEKERSRRLSTATLNQVIHEALAFKSPPRSRGGRRGRIYYCTQAAIRPPTFVFFVNDAKLFPETYRRYMEKQLRKDAGFSGTPIRLLWRSRRKMVKNEGRTVTKTRENLAAHDGKLALTT, from the exons ATGGCGGCAGTAGCTGCAAGTGCCGCTGCTTCAGCTACAGGGAAGCTATATTCTTCTACAAACGCAACGACGAGATCACTCTCTCTTATATATCCGATTCCTAATTATAAGaaactttcattttcttcttctgcgTTAATTCTCCGCTCTTTATCTCTTCcatttttctctcactttcCTCACCGCCAGTACTCTCTCTCTTCCTTCCCACTCCCTCTCCTCTCCTCTTCTCCCTCAAACGCTGCCGTTTTCGACGATGGAGCAGAAGAGGAATTCGAGGAAGATTTAGATGATGGCCAAGAGTATGGCGATGGAAATTATGATGAGGATGAGGATAAAGGTGATGAATCTGATGGTCGGAATAACGCTTTTGACGTCGACGCGCTTGAGCGGGAGGCTAAGGACGCTGTTCGCGAGTTTTCTAGCTCTTTGTCTCGCCAGTTAACTATCG AAGACGAGGAGGATGATCGAAAAAAATCTGGCCGAAAGCAGAAGCGTCGTCAAAGCACAACTGGAAAT ATCCCTGACCGTCTTCTACCGAGGGTTGCAATTGTTGGAAGGCCTAATGTTGGCAAATCAGCTCTGTTTAACCGTCTTGTTGGG gGTAACAAGGCCATTGTAGTGGATGAACCTGGGGTTACTAGGGATCGCCTGTATGGTAGATCCTTTTGGGGGGAGTATGAATTTATGGTGGTGGATACGGGAGGAGTTCTTACTGTTTCAAAATCACAGGTTAATGTTGTGGATGATTTGGCTATCACAACAACCATTGGTATGGATGGAATTCCGCTTGCTGCCAGGGAGGCAGCTGTTGCTAGGATGCCCTCAATGATTGAGAGACAAGCTACAGCAGCTGTAGAGGAATCATCTGTCATCATATTCCTTGTTGATGGCCAG GCAGGTCTAACAGCAGCTGATGTGGAGATATCAGATTGGTTACGTAAGCATTACATGGATAAGTATATCATTCTTGCTGTTAACAAGTGTGAATCTCCACGTAAAGGAATCATGCAAGTGTCGGAATTTTGGTCCTTGGG GTTTTCACCGATTGCTATTTCTGCTATATCTGGAACTGGCACCGGAGAGCTTCTTGATCTTATTTGTTCAGGACTGGAAAAAATTGAG GATACAGGAAATCTCAATGAAGATGTGAATTATGTTCCTGCAATTGCGATTGTAGGCCGGCCGAATGTTGGTAAAAGTAGCATTTTGAATGCTTTGGTTGGAGAGGATAGAACAATTGTTAGCCCTATCAGTGGTACTACACGCGATGCTATTGATACTGAGTTTGCAGGACCTGATGGCCAG AAGTTCCGGCTTATTGATACTGCAGGAATTAGAAGAAGGGCAGCCATAGCCTCATCAGGTAGTACCACGGAGGCTTTGTCAGTGAACCGAGCATTTCGTGCCATTCGCCGTTCTGATGTTGTTGCTCTTGTCATTGAGGCCATGGCTTGTATCACAGAACAG GATTGCAGGATTGCTGAAAGGATTGAAAAGGAAGGAAAGGGTTGTCTGATTGTTGTAAACAAATGGGACACCATACCAAATAAAAACCAGCAGACTGCAACATACTATGGGCAAGATGTTAGAGAAAAGCTTCGCGCGCTTGATTGGGCACCTATTGTTTATTCAACAGCAATAACTGGTCATAGTGTTGATAA GATCATTGTAGCTGCTGGCGCAGTTGAAAAGGAGAGATCAAGAAGGCTAAGTACTGCAACATTAAATCAAGTGATACATGAAGCGCTAGCTTTTAAGTCACCTCCTAGGAGCAGAGGTGGCAGGAGAGGACGTATATATTACTGCACTCAG GCTGCTATAAGGCCACCaacatttgttttctttgtaaatGATGCAAAACTATTCCCTGAGACTTACCGGCGTTACATGGAAAAGCAACTTCGAAAAGATGCTGGATTTTCTGGTACGCCAATTCGACTTCTATGGAGGAGCAGAagaaaaatggtaaaaaatgaAG GTAGAACCGTGACAAAAACACGAGAGAACCTTGCAGCACATGATGGAAAGTTGGCATTAACGACATGA